A genomic segment from Oncorhynchus kisutch isolate 150728-3 unplaced genomic scaffold, Okis_V2 scaffold1040, whole genome shotgun sequence encodes:
- the LOC116364225 gene encoding L-rhamnose-binding lectin CSL3-like: protein MCILRLTVVTLLATACCTLTDGAISITCEGSDALLQCDGGKIHIKRANYGRRQHDVCSIGRPDNQLTDTNCLSQSSTSKMAERCGGKSECIVPASNFVFGDPCVGTYKYLDTKYSCVQQQETISSIICEGSDSQLLCDRGEIRIQRANYGRRQHDVCSIGRPHQQLKNTNCLSQSTTSKMAERCDGKRQCIVKVSNSVFGDPCVGTYKYLDVAYTCD from the exons ATGTGCATTTTGAGACTGACGGTGGTCACAT TGCTGGCTACAGCTTGCTGCACACTAACAGAtggag CAATCAGCATCACGTGTGAAGGCTCTGATGCTTTACTGCAATGTG aTGGAGGTAAGATCCATATCAAGCGTGCGAACTACGGTCGTCGTCAACACGATGTTTGTTCTATTGGGCGCCCTGATAACCAACTCACCGACACCAACTGCCTCAGCCAATCCTCCACCAGCAAGATGGCAGAAAG ATGCGGTGGGAAGAGCGAGTGTATTGTCCCTGCATCCAATTTCGTTTTTGGAGACCCCTGTGTCGGGACTTATAAGTACCTGGACACCAAATACTCCTGTGTCCAACAGCAAGAAACAA TAAGCAGCATCATATGTGAAGGCTCTGATTCTCAACTACTATGTG ATCGAGGTGAGATCCGTATTCAGCGTGCCAACTATGGTCGTCGTCAACACGATGTGTGTTCCATTGGGCGCCCACATCAACAACTCAAAAACACCAACTGCCTCAGCCAATCCACCACCAGCAAAATGGCAGAAAG GTGTGATGGAAAGCGCCAGTGTATCGTCAAGGTATCCAACTCTGTGTTCGGTGACCCCTGTGTCGGAACCTATAAGTACTTGGATGTGGCTTACACCTGTGACTGA